A region from the Ciconia boyciana chromosome 1, ASM3463844v1, whole genome shotgun sequence genome encodes:
- the MSANTD4 gene encoding myb/SANT-like DNA-binding domain-containing protein 4 — protein sequence MKQLKRKRKSNFSVQETQTLLKEIRKRREVLFSKQLNTTINEMKRKAWEEIAECVNAVGEGEQRTGTEVKRRYLDWRALMKRKRLNANIKVVGAGFHLPSSNLDDSLNEDMDEKMGFAIESSFEWQNITDFREAGGSLTEIKVEEEEEDPQNFEFPIEEEEEILSSVLPDSKKENDLPDFPHIEEFGNLSSAQARLAYEDSHLLISLEKQKVELEKQRLDIEAERLQVEKERLQIEKERLRHVDLERERLQIEKERLQIEWEKLRLETLHAEKPALENDLTQTEKPIKQPLDLETEKLKLEKERLQLEKERLQFLKFESEKLQIEKERLQVEKERLRIQREGHLQ from the exons atgaaacaattaaaaagaaaaagaaaaagcaattttagtGTTCAGGAAACTCAAACTCTCCTTaaggaaatcagaaaaaggagagaagtaCTCTTTTCAAAGCAACTTAATACAACAATTAATGAGATGAAACGGAAAGCTTGGGAGGAAATAGCAGAGTGTGTAAATGCTGTAGGTGAAGGAGAGCAAAGAACAGGGACAGAAGTGAAAAGGCGGTACCTTGACTGGAGAGCACTCATGAAGAGAAAACGTCTGAATGCAAACATCAAAGTAGTAGGTGCTGGGTTTCACCTTCCTTCATCCAATTTAGATGATTCTCTCAATGAAGACATGGATGAGAAAATGGGATTTGCAATTGAATCTAGTTTTGAATGGCAAAATATCACTGACTTCAGAGAAGCTGGTGGATCTTTAACAGAAATCAAAgtagaagaggaagaggaggatccGCAGAATTTTGAA TTTCCTattgaggaagaagaagaaattttgtCATCAGTTTTGCCAGATTCGAAAAAGGAAAATGACCTACCAGACTTCCCCCACATTGAAGAGTTTGGAAATCTGAGCTCTGCTCAAGCTAGGCTAGCCTATGAAGATTCTCACTTGCTTAtaagtctggagaagcagaaggtggagctggagaagcagcgaCTAGACATTGAAGCTGAAAGGTTGCAAGTGGAGAAGGAACGCCTGCAAATTGAAAAAGAACGGTTGCGGCATGTTGACTTGGAGCGTGAGAGACTTCAGATTGAGAAGGAGCGACTTCAGATTGAATGGGAGAAACTCAGGCTAGAGACTCTGCATGCTGAAAAACCTGCCCTAGAAAATGACCTCacccaaacagaaaaacccatCAAGCAGCCTCTTGATCtagaaactgaaaagttaaaacttgaaaaagaaCGTTTGCAGTTAGAGAAAGAGAGGCTGCAGTTCCTAAAGTTTGAGTCGGAGAAGCTGCAGATTGAGAAGGAACGCTTGCAAGTGGAGAAGGAGCGCCTTCGAATTCAGAGAGAGGGTCACTTGCAGTGA